In a genomic window of Pedobacter sp. KBS0701:
- the glmS gene encoding glutamine--fructose-6-phosphate transaminase (isomerizing), translating into MCGIVGYIGYREAWPIVLKGLKRLEYRGYDSAGIALMNESGEHIYKKAGKVAVLEEFAKDQDKSGTIGMGHTRWATHGVPSDRNSHPHTSNNGKLSIIHNGIIENYATLKEELINRGHEFKSDTDTEVLIHLVEEIQEIENIDLLEAVRLALKEVIGAYAIVIMDQDHPDRLIAARKGSPMVIGVGQGEYFIASDATPIIEYTRNVIYLNDNEIALITKDDLLVKRLDNVVQTPLIQELQLKLEMLEKGGFDHFMLKEIYEQPRSIKDCMRGRIYPEEGKVQLGGIKEFAEKLKNIDRIIIVACGTSWHAGLVGEYLIEEYARIPVEVEYASEFRYRNPIITEKDVVIAISQSGETADTMAAIEMAKERGATIFGICNVAGASIPRLTHAGVYTHAGPEIGVASTKAFTAQVTVLTLMAFYMAQQKGTITTSKLIELLTELDNIPEKIQIALESNELIKEVAEKIKDSTNCLFLGRGSGFPVALEGALKLKEISYIHAEGYPAAEMKHGPIALIDEEMPVVFIATQNSSYEKVISNIQEVKARKGKVIAIVTQGDTEVKKMADYCIEIPDANEAFLPLLATIPLQLLSYHIAVMRGCNVDQPRNLAKSVTVE; encoded by the coding sequence ATGTGTGGAATAGTGGGCTATATTGGCTATAGAGAAGCCTGGCCAATTGTACTTAAAGGCCTTAAAAGATTAGAATACCGCGGTTATGATAGTGCGGGTATTGCATTAATGAATGAAAGCGGAGAGCATATTTATAAAAAAGCCGGTAAAGTAGCAGTTTTAGAAGAGTTTGCTAAAGACCAGGATAAGTCTGGTACTATTGGTATGGGCCATACCCGTTGGGCAACCCATGGTGTTCCTTCTGACCGTAACTCCCATCCGCATACTTCGAACAACGGTAAATTATCAATTATACACAATGGCATTATAGAAAACTATGCTACTTTAAAAGAAGAACTGATTAACCGCGGGCACGAATTTAAAAGCGATACCGATACGGAGGTACTCATTCATCTCGTAGAAGAAATTCAGGAAATTGAAAATATAGATCTTTTGGAAGCCGTTCGTTTGGCTTTGAAGGAAGTGATTGGCGCCTACGCCATCGTGATTATGGATCAGGATCATCCTGATCGTTTAATTGCAGCCAGAAAAGGCAGTCCGATGGTAATTGGTGTGGGGCAGGGAGAATACTTTATCGCTTCTGATGCTACGCCAATTATCGAATACACCAGGAATGTTATCTATCTGAATGATAATGAAATTGCGCTGATCACCAAAGATGATCTTTTGGTTAAAAGATTGGATAATGTGGTACAAACGCCATTAATCCAGGAGCTGCAGTTAAAGTTAGAAATGCTGGAGAAAGGTGGCTTCGATCATTTTATGCTCAAGGAAATTTATGAGCAGCCGCGTTCGATTAAAGATTGTATGCGAGGTCGTATTTATCCTGAAGAAGGGAAAGTTCAGCTTGGCGGGATTAAAGAATTTGCAGAGAAATTAAAAAATATAGATCGCATCATCATTGTGGCCTGTGGAACATCGTGGCATGCAGGTTTGGTTGGCGAATACCTGATTGAAGAATACGCCCGTATTCCTGTTGAAGTTGAATACGCTTCAGAATTCAGGTATAGAAATCCGATTATTACTGAAAAAGATGTGGTAATTGCCATTTCACAGTCTGGAGAAACGGCCGATACCATGGCGGCTATAGAGATGGCTAAAGAACGTGGGGCAACTATTTTCGGAATTTGTAATGTTGCTGGTGCTTCAATTCCGCGTTTAACGCATGCGGGCGTTTATACTCACGCCGGACCAGAAATCGGTGTAGCTTCTACAAAGGCATTTACTGCACAGGTAACGGTTTTAACTTTGATGGCCTTTTATATGGCGCAACAAAAAGGAACCATTACTACTTCAAAGCTAATCGAACTTTTAACCGAGCTCGATAATATTCCTGAAAAGATTCAGATTGCTTTAGAATCGAATGAACTGATTAAGGAAGTAGCAGAAAAGATTAAAGATTCTACCAACTGTTTGTTTTTAGGTAGAGGAAGTGGCTTCCCTGTAGCTTTAGAAGGAGCGTTAAAACTTAAAGAAATTTCCTATATCCATGCAGAAGGATATCCTGCTGCAGAGATGAAACACGGTCCTATTGCTTTAATTGATGAAGAGATGCCTGTAGTTTTTATCGCTACGCAGAATTCATCATACGAAAAAGTGATCAGCAATATACAGGAAGTAAAAGCAAGGAAAGGTAAAGTGATTGCTATTGTAACCCAAGGCGATACCGAGGTGAAAAAAATGGCTGATTACTGTATTGAAATTCCTGATGCCAATGAAGCCTTTTTACCTCTCTTGGCCACAATTCCACTTCAGTTATTGTCGTATCATATTGCGGTAATGCGTGGTTGTAATGTAGACCAGCCAAGAAACCTGGCAAAATCAGTAACTGTAGAATAA